One Vespa velutina chromosome 9, iVesVel2.1, whole genome shotgun sequence DNA segment encodes these proteins:
- the LOC124951432 gene encoding nuclear pore complex protein Nup133: MDRTSLGNSLGRNVNSPRKRMSIVQSLKKNSSGLSMSGRSNQSVQVICRTPGHVVESFGSSLPVLVTEALTFVDKNTAVSVSVSADGWAWLICGRRILVWQCKTTIHDPKQRRIFKSQCRELQLPQSDLAHKAECIAVWLPQGQQVPSCMAVSPEGIVRFWTSIAHEGSSVETSAELAGQEVNCLTYIPGHGCILATTTCTVALLQPQFVGGKNSIVCRVLRTSQGWLGGIGRRMTSLIFGAIPQSPVAETKLVKVICSGLGEKGSRVLILAGLSLQYWSFPHNEQEKMEFDEDISHMVSQAFQRKVWESSACNPQSMDTWLIDMQFCEEGIVLLMAAHCADISMQIYFALGLIPLSGISMANSFKWFIPVKFDYILFYHVDIETILLSHRFILCGWEAIIYDQFNVIVVNCASEHEQDKIELIRGKEDSILGGALCSGTPVLFTKNVGLVSIIPTDFSSQDFNTNYTDINTSLDYNYKNDQTAHNFSLLTSNDELQDMFYSSDGATQLRAAFLLSLRQNKLQCEEILTQLFPLQEEPVMDIDAILDTLALKVAKDLIDDYPANDPRWTNHRDLSMTINAVTAIQIPHQLEGKQKALDLFVSFLKEHNLWDRFCAVTYRGIIMSTSHVLSEYAEKIVAAMTIYNLQNRNPELIDSIIEQTLNPETYVSEELTSRDIFYREVSAVHLFLPTLVSNATEVTLSERPTHQVAQYIMQVNSILLGVLHEVVKYRQYNAERFVPTRCSNGITEYLPWTAAPGKHGLRNCLTTMHNMTLKHGVTGTNDTTIRNELYEQLVSLIDLILDGRKCHLESIRGTEKFEILLKQYETDRMNLIQPLIKEEQYENAAMLAEKYCDFVSLVQICELTNNKNRLDSYIDKFASQDFAGFLFSWYVKDGRQGQLVERCRRGGSIELTEKLSEHPTLSWVQAVLTDELRFAANTLHSLAVQETELVTRKKSMLSLAKLALLASDEPEYEIKDCIKSIDNELALIAHQEDLPTGVLTTYGYDIEKLKVFTPVELITLYTSEDNVIASEYDFKKALDLLDYVKQEEEKTSLKLRIWARAARRDSWESVEKNPKQQAQGTIFFKLMELAYMMGGKVKEFLPSIDALLMEPELGTLAASSNFQFLVKLLYEYAYDNY, from the exons atggatCGAACGAGTCTTGGAAATTCTTTGGGAAGAAATGTTAATTCtccaagaaaaagaatgtcaaTAGTTCAATCCTTGAAGAAAAATAGTTC AGGATTGAGTATGTCTGGGAGATCAAATCAGTCTGTACAAGTAATTTGTAGAACTCCAGGTCATGTTGTCGAAAGTTTTGGTTCGTCTTTACCTGTTCTTGTCACGGAAGCTTTAACATTTGTTGATAAAAATACAGCCGTTAGTGTTAGTGTATCAGCAGATGGATGGGCTTGGCTCATATGTGGACGTAGAATTTTAGTATGGCAATGTAAAACTACAATACATGATCCTaaacaaagaagaatatttaaaagtcaGTGTCGTGAATTACAATTACCTCAAAGTGATCTTGCTCATAAAGCTGAATGTATAGCCGTATGGCTGCCTCAAGGACAACAG gtTCCAAGTTGTATGGCAGTTTCACCAGAAGGTATTGTAAGATTTTGGACCAGTATAGCTCATGAAGGATCATCCGTAGAAACAAGTGCTGAACTTGCTGGACAAGAAGTTAATTGTCTAACATATATCCCAGGCCATGGTTGTATTTTAGCTACAACCACATGTACAGTAGCACTTTTACAACCACAATTTGTTGGTGGAAAAAATAGTATTGTTTGTCGTGTCCTTAGAACAAGTCAAGGATGGTTGGGTGGTATTGGACGTAGAATGACATCTCTTATTTTTGGAGCTATTCCGCAATCGCCAGTTGCAGAAAcg aaattagtGAAAGTTATATGTTCAGGACTTGGAGAAAAAGGATCAAGGGTTTTGATTCTTGCTGGATTATCATTACAATATTGGTCATTTCCGCATaatgaacaagaaaaaatggaatttGATGAAGATATTAGTCATATGGTCTCACAAGCATTTCAAAGAAAAGTTTGG gaATCAAGTGCATGTAATCCACAAAGTATGGATACTTGGTTAATTGATATGCAATTTTGTGAAGAAGGAATAGTGCTTCTAATGGCAGCCCACTGTGCTGATATTTCCATGCAAATTTATTTTGCTCttg GATTAATACCTTTGTCTGGCATATCTATGGCAAATAGTTTCAAATGGTTTATTCCTGTgaaatttgattatattctcttttatcatGTTGACATAGAAACAATTTTACTTTCTCATCGTTTCATACTGTGTGGCTGGGAAGCAATTATATATGATcaatttaatgttattgtaGTCAATT gtGCTTCTGAACACGAacaagataaaatagaattaattagaGGTAAAGAAGACAGTATATTGGGAGGAGCTTTATGTTCTGGAACACCAGTActatttacaaaaaatgttGGACTTGTTTCTATTATACCAACAGATTTTTCATCACAAGACTTTAATac gaACTACACAGATATCAATACTTCCctagattataattataaaaatgatcaaacAGCACATAACTTTTCTCTACTTACAAGTAATGATGAATTGCAAGATATGTTTTATAGTTCTGATGGTGCCACACAATTAAGAGCTGCGTTTTTACTTAGTTTACGTCAAAATAAG ttaCAATGTGAAGAAATTTTAACGCAATTATTTCCTCTGCAAGAAGAACCTGTGATGGATATTGATGCAATTCTTGATACACTAGCTTTGAAAGTTGCAAAAGATTTAATTGATGATTATCCAGCAAATGATCCACGTTGGACAAATCATAGAgatttat cTATGACAATCAATGCTGTTACCGCTATTCAAATACCGCATCAAttagaaggaaaacaaaaagcatTAGATCtatttgtatcatttttaaaagaacatAATTTATGGGATAGA TTTTGTGCGGTAACATATAGAGGAATAATCATGTCTACATCGCATGTTCTTAGCGAATATGCCGAAAAAATAGTTGCTGCTATGACTATATATAATCTTCAAAATAG gaATCCAGAGCTTATTGATTCTATTATTGAACAAACATTGAATCCTGAAACATATGTTTCTGAAGAATTAACTTCAcgtgatatattttatcgtgaaGTAAGTGCCGTACATTTATTCTTGCCTACTTTAGTAAGCAATGCAACTGAAGTCACACTATCAGAAAGACCAACGCATCAAGTTGCACAATATATAATGCAAgtaaattctatattattg gGTGTGTTACACGAAGTAGTAAAATATCGACAGTATAATGCTGAGCGTTTTGTACCAACAAGATGTTCAAATGGTATAACAGAATATCTTCCTTGGACTGCAGCTCCTGGTAAACATGGTCTTCGAAATTGTCTTACTACAATG CATAATATGACTTTAAAACATGGTGTTACTGGAACGAATGATACAAcaataagaaatgaattatatgaACAACTAGTCAGCCTTATAGATCTTATATTAGATGGAAGAAAATGTCATTTAGAAAGTATTCGTGGTactgaaaaatttgaaatacttttaaaaCAATATGAGACAGATAGAATGAATTTGATTCAACCCCTTA taAAGGAAGAACAATATGAAAATGCTGCCATGCTTGCTGAAAAATATTGTGATTTTGTATCTCTTGTACAAATTTgcgaattaacaaataataaaaatagactTGATAGTTACATAGATAAATTTGCGTCACAAGATTTTGcaggttttttattttcatg GTACGTGAAAGATGGACGACAAGGGCAATTAGTAGAGAGATGTAGACGTGGTGGTTCGATCGAATTGACAGAAAAATTATCTGAACATCCCACTTTATCATGGGTGCAAGCAGTGTTGACGGATGAATTAAGATTTGCAGCTAATACACTTCACTCGTTAGCAGTACAAGAAACTGAATTAGTAACACGTAAAAAA tCTATGTTGTCATTGGCAAAACTGGCACTTCTTGCATCCGATGAACCTGagtatgaaataaaagattgtATAAAAAGTATTGACAATGAACTAGCTTTGATAGCTCATCAAGAAGATTTACCAACTGGAGTACTCACTACATATGGttatgatattgaaaaattgaaagtatTTACACCAGTAGAATTAATCacg ctTTATACATCTGAAGATAATGTTATAGCAAGTGAATATGATTTCAAAAAAGCTTTAGATTTATTAGATTATGTTAAgcaagaagaggaaaagactTCGTTAAAATTACGAATTTGGGCACGTGCAGCTCGAAGGGATTCATGGGAATCAGTTGAAAAAAATCCTAAGCAACAAGCACAAGGAaccatattttttaaattaatggaGCTTGCATATATGATGG GTGGTAAAGTTAAAGAGTTTCTACCATCAATTGATGCACTTCTAATGGAACCTGAACTAGGAACTCTTGCAGCATCCagtaattttcaatttcttgtcaaattattatatgaatatgcttatgataattattaa
- the LOC124951431 gene encoding valine--tRNA ligase, which translates to MVDTKIESNNGENVPEKTARQLQKEAKKMAKLEKFKQKQEKKETDKPVKVKETTEKIDKKKDSKDTALYTADTPLGEKKDVTGAMPDTYSPQYVEAAWYAWWEKQGFFKPEYGRKSILETNPKGKFVMVIPPPNVTGFLHLGHALTNAVEDAITRWNRMKGRTTLWNPGCDHAGIATQVVVEKKLWREEQKTRHDIGREKFIEKVWQWKYEKGDRIYTQLRKLGGSFDWDRASFTMDPKLCRAVTEAFIRLHDDGTIYRNSRLVNWSCSLKSAISDIEVDKMELPGRTLLSIPGYKEKIEFGVLVFFAYEIENSTDKIIIATTRIETMLGDSAIAVHPKDVRYIQYIGKYVQHPFCDRRIPIIADEFVEMEFGTGAVKITPAHDPNDYEIGKKHNLPFITIFDDNGNIIGDYGKFTGMKRFEARKAILKSLKEKNLFIEIKDNPMVVPICSRSKDVVEPLIKPQWYIKCDEMAKTAMKAVEDGDLKIIPEQYKKTWYRWMDGIRDWCISRQLWWGHRIPAYLIKNINNIVNKGKTDDTYWVSAHSESEAKEKAAKKYGLDINDIILEQDPDVLDTWFSSGLFPFSIFGWPDNTEDLKAFYPGTLLETGHDILFFWVARMVFLGQKLLGQLPFKEVYLHAMVRDAHGRKMSKSLGNVIDPMDVIKGISLENLHKQLLDSNIDPNELKRAIEGQKRDYPQGIPECGTDALRFALCAYTTQGRDINLDILRVQGYRFFCNKIWNATKFALMYLGSELNYDESQSNGIGIIGDYKWYQSTLNETCIQDALNNYLENYPYLDGYTPSQSDVKIYNILNSLDVQFSNYPHLYRWYNHMETFNEHEKAVFRTEQNAMLPQCACKDHKNTNNSQLTGKETNVDLWMLSRVSYTVNTCDEAMAQYDFTTATTACYNMWLYDLCDVYLEYLKPIFQSNNNDAKLQARKVLFKTLDVGLRLLHPFMPFITEELYQRLPRKKQTYPSICISPYPEIIECPWRNYEIEKDIDFAQKVIKNIRSARATYNLPNKLKTEGYIKCDDHTLINRIVKYQNLIETLAYSTISLEKPPLGCAIVTITDKLQVHLLLKGLIDPKKELEKLKKKEVQLTEIIQNIKQAMSITDYYTKVPLDVQKSNEEKMTNSEGELQRIVDAITAVLTI; encoded by the exons ATGGTTGATACAAAGATAGAATCAAATAACGGCGAAAATGTGCCTGAAAAAACAGCTAGGCAATTGCAAAAGGAAGCTAAGAAAATGGCAAAACTGGAAAAGTTTAAAcagaaacaagagaaaaaagaaactgacAAGCCGGTTAAAGTGAAAGAAACAACGGAG aaaattgataagaaaaaggatagtAAGGATACTGCCTTGTATACTGCAGACACACCActgggagaaaagaaagatgttaCTGGTGCAATGCCTGATACATATAGTCCACAATATGTAGAGGCTGCTTGGTATGCCTGGTGGGAAAAACAAGGATTTTTTAAGCCTGAATATGgg agaaaaagtatattgGAGACAAATCCTAAAGGAAAGTTTGTAATGGTAATACCACCACCAAATGTAACTGGTTTTCTTCATCTTGGTCATGCCTTAACTAATGCTGTTGAAGATGCTATTACAAGAtg GAATCGTATGAAAGGACGTACTACTCTTTGGAATCCAGGTTGTGATCATGCTGGTATTGCAACTCAAGTTGTTGTAGAAAAGAAACTTTGGAGAGAAGAGCAAAAAACTCGGCATGATATAGgcagagagaaatttattgaaaaagtatGGCAATGGAAATACGA aaaaggagatagaatTTATACACAATTACGAAAATTAGGTGGTTCTTTTGATTGGGATCGTGCTTCTTTTACTATGGATCCAAAATTATGTCGAGCTGTGACTGAAGCGTTTATAAGACTTCATGATGATGGGACAATTTACAGAAATAGTCGTCTTGTCAATTGGTCGTGTAGTTTGAAAAGTGCAATATCAGATATTGAA GTTGATAAAATGGAATTGCCTGGTCGCACTTTGTTATCTATTCCCggttacaaagaaaaaattgaatttggcGTATTAGTATTCTTTGCATATGAAATTGAAAACTCTACagacaaaataattatagcaACAACTCGTATTGAAACAATGTTAGGAGATAGTGCAATTGCGGTACATCCAAAGGATGTacgatatattcaatatatcgGAAAATATGTACAGCATCCTTTCTGTGATAGAAGAATACCTATTATTGCAGATGAATTTGTTGAAATGGAGTTTGGTACTG gaGCTGTAAAGATTACACCAGCTCATGATCCAAATGACTatgaaattggaaaaaagCACAATCTTCCATTTATTACCATCTTTGATGACAATGGAAATATTATCGGTGATTATGGGAAATTCACG GGAATGAAAAGATTTGAAGCTAGGAAGGCAATTCTAAaaagtttaaaagaaaagaatttgtttattgaaattaaagataatccAATGGTAGTGCCAATATGTAGTCGATCCAAAGATGTAGTTGAACCTCTCATAAAGCCACAATg GTATATTAAATGTGATGAAATGGCCAAAACAGCTATGAAAGCAGTAGAAGATGGTGATTTAAAGATTATTCcagaacaatataaaaaaacatgGTATCGCTGGATGGATGGTATCAGAGATTGGTGTATTTCTCGACAATTGTGGTGGGGCCATCGTATTCCTGcttatcttattaaaaatataaataacattgtaAATAAAGGAAAG aCAGATGATACATATTGGGTTAGTGCTCATTCTGAAAGCGAGGCTAAAGAAAAAGCAGCTAAAAAATATGGTCTTGATATTAATGACATTATTCTTGAACAAGATCCTGATGTTCTAGATACTTGGTTTTCTTCTGGTCTATTTCCATTTTCTATATTTGGATGGCCTGATAAT ACAGAAGATCTGAAAGCTTTTTATCCAGGTACATTATTGGAAACGGGAcatgatatattattcttttggGTTGCAAGAATGGTATTTCTAGGGCAAAAATTGTTAGGGCAGCTACCCTTCaa GGAAGTATATTTACATGCTATGGTAAGAGATGCTCATGGAAGAAAAATGAGTAAATCTCTAGGTAATGTAATTGATCCAATGGATGTGATCAAGGGAATATCTTTGGAG AACCTTCACAAACAACTCTTAGATTCAAATATAGATCCAAATGAACTTAAACGAGCCATCGAAGGACAGAAACGGGATTATCCGCAAGGCATACCTGAATGTGGAACCGATGCTTTACGATTTGCTCTTTGTGCTTATACTACGCAAGGTCGTGATATCAATCTAGATATTCTTCGCGTCCAAGGTTACAGATTCTTCTGCAATAAAATTTGGAATGCAACTAAATTTGCATTGATGTACTTAGGTTCTGAATTAAATTATGACGAATCTCAATCG AATGGAATTGGTATAATTGGTGATTACAAGTGGTACCAATCAACTTTAAATGAAACATGCATACAAGAtgcattaaataattatttagaaaattatccTTATCTTGATGGATATACACCATCTCAAAGTgatgttaaaatttataacattttgaaTTCTCTGGATGTTCAGTTTTCAAATTATCCTCATTTATATCGTTGGTATAATCATATGGAAACCTTCAATGAACATGAAAAAGCTGTTTTTCGTACAGAACAAAATGCAATGTTACCACAATGTGCATGTAAAGATCATAAGAACACCAATAATTCtcaa TTAACAGGTAAAGAAACAAATGTAGATTTATGGATGCTCTCAAGAGTAAGCTATACTGTTAATACCTGCGATGAAGCTATGGCACAATATGATTTTACAACAGCAACAACTGCATGTTATAATATGTGGTTGTATGATCTGTGTGATGTTTACttg gaATATCTCAAGCCaatatttcaaagtaataataatgatgctAAATTGCAAGCAAGAAAAGTGTTATTCAAAACTCTTGATGTTGGATTAAGATTATTACATCCTTTTATGCCATTTATAACTGAAGAACTTTATCAGCGTTTGCCTCGTAAAAAACAAACTTATCCAAGCATATGCATTAGTCCTTATCCTGAAATTATAGAG tGTCCGTGGAGAAAttacgaaatagaaaaagacatTGATTTTGcacaaaaagtaataaaaaatattagatcagCAAGGGCGACTTATAATCTACCAAATAAACTAAAAACCGAGGGATACATCAAGTGTGATGATCATACATTGATAAATAGGATTGTAAAATATCAGAACTTAATAGAAACTTTGGCTTATTCCACAATTAGCTTAGAAAAACCTCCTTTGGGATGTGCTATTGTTACAATAACTGATAAACTTCAAGTACACCTATTGCTAAAG ggTTTAATTGatccaaaaaaagaattagaaaaacttaaaaagaaagaagtacaaTTAAcagaaattatacaaaatattaaacaagCTATGTCTATTACTGACTATTATACTAAAGTACCTCTTGATGTACAAAAgagtaatgaagaaaaaatgactAATAGTGAAGGAGAATTACAGAGAATAGTTGATGCTATAACAGCTGTTTTAactatctaa